A genome region from Brassica oleracea var. oleracea cultivar TO1000 chromosome C2, BOL, whole genome shotgun sequence includes the following:
- the LOC106326697 gene encoding cinnamoyl-CoA reductase 1-like: MDLIVMNPGIVIGPILQPTLNFSVGVVVELTKGKDPFMSKSYRFADVRDVSLAHIKALETPSANGRYIIDGPVIATLKDIEKVLREFVPYLCIGDDKNNEDIDLDLVTYKVSVEKVRSLGTEFIPTETSLRDTVFSLKEKCLM, from the exons ATGGACTTAATCGTAATGAATCCAGGAATTGTAATAGGACCAATCTTGCAGCCAACTCTTAATTTCTCTGTAGGCGTGGTTGTTGAACTAACAAAGGGTAAGGATCCTTTTATGAGCAAAAGTTATAGGTTTGCGGACGTGAGAGATGTTTCTTTAGCTCATATCAAGGCACTTGAGACTCCATCAGCCAATGGTAGATATATCATTGATGGTCCGGTCATTGCGACATTAAAAGACATTGAGAAAGTTTTGCGCGAGTTCGTTCCTTATTTGTGCATTGGTGATGATAA GAACAATGAAGACATTGACCTTGATTTAGTGACATACAAGGTGTCTGTTGAGAAAGTGAGGAGTTTGGGAACTGAATTCATTCCTACAGAAACAAGCCTTAGAGACACTGTTTTCAGTCTGAAGGAGAAATGTCTTATGTGA
- the LOC106326696 gene encoding cinnamoyl-CoA reductase 1-like, with protein sequence MNVEGKVVCVTGASGYIASWIVKLLLQRGYTIRATVRDPNDQKKTEHLLALDGAEERLSLFKANLFEEGSFEHAIDGCEAVFHTASPVLLTAEDPQAELIEPAVKGTLNVLKTCVKMSSVKRVILTSSMAAVIAHASPTGPNGVVDETMFSDPSFCEQRKQWYALSKTLAEDEACKFAKANEMDLIVMNPGLVIGPILQPTLNFSVDVVVELTKGKDPFMSKSYRFVDVRDVSLAHIKALETPSANGRYIIDGPVIATLKDIEKVLREFVPDLCIGDDKNNEDIDLDLVTYKVSVEKVRSLGTEFIPTETSLRDTVFSLKEKCLM encoded by the exons ATGAACGTCGAAGGAAAGGTGGTCTGCGTCACGGGAGCTTCCGGGTATATAGCGTCTTGGATTGTTAAGCTATTGCTTCAACGTGGCTACACCATTAGGGCCACCGTTCGTGACCCAA ATGATCAAAAGAAAACGGAACATCTTCTCGCACTTGATGGTGCAGAAGAAAGACTCAGCTTATTCAAAGCAAATCTTTTCGAAGAAGGCTCTTTCGAGCATGCAATCGATGGATGTGAAGCTGTCTTCCATACCGCTTCACCGGTTTTGCTCACTGCCGAGGATCCTCAG GCTGAGCTGATCGAACCAGCAGTCAAGGGTACTTTAAACGTCCTAAAGACTTGTGTCAAAATGTCTTCTGTCAAAAGGGTCATCTTAACATCGTCCATGGCTGCCGTCATTGCTCATGCGTCCCCCACTGGACCAAACGGCGTAGTAGATGAAACCATGTTCTCTGATCCAAGTTTTTGTGAGCAGAGAAAG CAATGGTATGCACTCTCGAAGACTTTGGCCGAAGATGAAGCATGTAAGTTTGCCAAGGCCAATGAAATGGACTTAATCGTAATGAATCCAGGACTTGTAATTGGACCAATCTTGCAGCCAACTCTTAATTTCTCCGTAGACGTGGTTGTTGAACTTACAAAGGGTAAGGATCCTTTTATGAGCAAAAGTTATAGGTTTGTGGACGTGAGAGATGTTTCTTTAGCTCATATCAAGGCACTTGAGACTCCATCAGCCAATGGTAGATATATCATTGATGGTCCGGTCATTGCGACATTAAAAGACATTGAGAAAGTTTTGCGCGAGTTCGTTCCTGATTTGTGCATTGGTGATGATAA GAACAATGAAGACATTGACCTTGATTTAGTGACATACAAGGTGTCTGTTGAGAAAGTGAGGAGTTTGGGAACTGAATTCATTCCTACAGAAACAAGCCTTAGAGACACTGTTTTCAGTCTGAAGGAGAAATGTCTTATGTGA